A stretch of the Vitis vinifera cultivar Pinot Noir 40024 chromosome 16, ASM3070453v1 genome encodes the following:
- the LOC104882072 gene encoding uncharacterized protein LOC104882072, translated as MGSGFNGMYGMYREVPGGPDPLHNGRKGKMGKDTYGTYREVPGGPDPLHNGRKGQMGEGTYGTYQEVSGGPNPSHNGQKAGQMGKDMYGVYREVPGGPNPLHNGWKGQTGKDSYGMYREVPGGPDPLHNGRKGYMGSKT; from the coding sequence ATGGGAAGTGGCTTTAATGGAATGTATGGCATGTATCGTGAAGTACCTGGTGGTCCAGATCCATTACATAACGGAAGGAAAGGTAAGATGGGAAAGGACACATATGGAACGTATCGTGAAGTGCCTGGAGGTCCAGATCCATTACACAATGGAAGGAAAGGTCAGATGGGAGAGGGCACATATGGAACGTATCAGGAGGTGTCGGGTGGTCCAAATCCATCACATAACGGACAGAAAGCAGGTCAGATGGGAAAGGACATGTATGGAGTGTATCGTGAAGTGCCTGGTGGTCCAAATCCATTGCATAACGGATGGAAAGGTCAGACGGGAAAGGACTCCTACGGAATGTATCGTGAAGTACCTGGAGGTCCAGATCCATTACATAATGGAAGGAAAGGTTATATGGGATCAAAAACATAA